The Myxocyprinus asiaticus isolate MX2 ecotype Aquarium Trade chromosome 26, UBuf_Myxa_2, whole genome shotgun sequence genome has a window encoding:
- the lgals4 gene encoding uncharacterized protein lgals4 isoform X44 — protein MFIVPKPEGYQVYVNGKEHYMFKHRIPLEKVTSLNILGHIAAKLFGFIENWSIPSFTKEAKTTVTSLGSSHWGLSPTQSEVLHPVQNPILPYVGTIPGGLRAGMALYLQGVVPTNADQFAINFKTGQSDKDDIAFHFNPRMGSKVAMNSFRNGGWQTEESASENPFKKGDAFEMFIVPKPEGYQVYVNGKEHYMFKHRIPLEKVTSLNILGHVAAKLFGFIENWSIPSFTKEAKTTVTSLGSSHWGLSPTQSEVLHPVQNPILPYVGTIPGGLRAGMALYLQGVVPTNADQFAINFKTGQSDKDDIAFHFSPRMGSKVAMNSFRNGGWQTEESASENPFKKGDAFEMFIVPKPEGYQVYVNGKEHYMFKHRIPLENVKALNILGHIAAKLFGFIENWSIPSFTKEAKTTVTSLGSSHWGLSPTQSEVLHPVQNPILPYVGTIPGGLRAGMALYLQGVVPTNADQFAINFKTGQSDKDDIAFHFNPRMGSKVAMNSFRNGGWQTEESASENPFKKGDAFEMFIVPKPEGYQVYVNGKEHYMFKHRIPLENVKALNILGHVAAKLFGFIENWSIPSFTNEAKTTVTSLGSSHWGLSPTQSEVLHPVQNPILPYVGTIPGGLRAGMALYLQGVVPTNADQFAINFKTGQSDKDDIAFHFNPRMGSKVAMNSFRNGGWQTEESASENPFKKGDAFEMFIVPKPEGYQVYVNGKEHYMFKHRIPLENVKALNILGHVAAKLFGFIENWSIPSFTKEAKTTVTSLGSSHWGLSPTQSEVLHPVQNPILPYVGTIPGGLRAGMAMYLQGVVPTNADQFAINFKTGQSDKDDIAFHFNPRMGSKVAMNSFRNGGWQTEESASENPFKKGDAFEMFIVPKPEGYQVFVNGKEHYMFKHRIPLEKVTSLNILGHIAAKLFGFIENWRIPSFTKEAKTTITSLSSSHWGLSPTQSEVLHPVQNPILPYVGTIPGGLRAGMALYLQGVVPTNADQFAINFQTGQSDKDDIAFHFNPRIGSKVAMNSFRNGGWQTEESASENPFKKGDAFEMFIVPKPEGYQVYVNGKEHYMFKHRIPLENVKALNILGHIAAKLFGFIENWSIPSFNKEAKTTVTSLGSSHWGLSPTQSEVLHPVQNPILPYVGTIPGGLRAGMALYLQGVVPTNADQFAINFKTGQSDKDDIAFHFNPRMGSKVAMNSFRNGGWQTEESASENPFKKGDAFEMFIVPKPEGYQVYVNGKEHYMFKHRIPLENVKALNILGHVAAKLFGFIENWSIPSFTKEAKTTVTSLGSSHWGLSPTQSEVLHPVQNPILPYVGTIPGGLRAGMALYLQGVVPTNADQFAINFKTGQSDKDDIAFHFNPRMGSKVAMNSFRNGGWQTEESASENPFKKGDAFEMFIVPKPEGYQVYVNGKEHYMFKHRIPLENVKALNILGHVAAKLFGFIENWSIPSFTKEAKTTVTSLGRSHWGLSPTQSEVLHPVQNPILPYVGTIPGGLRAGMALYLQGVVPTNADQFAINFKTGQSDKDDIAFHFNPRMGSKMAMNSFRNGGWQTEESASENPFKKGDAFEMFIVPKPEGYQVFVNGKEHYMFKHRIPLEKVTSLNILGHIAAKLFGFIENWRIPSFTKEAKTTITSLSSSHWGLSPTQSEVLHPVQNPILPYVGTIPGGLRAGMALYLQGVVPTNADQFAINFQTGQSDKDDIAFHFNPRMGSKVAMNSFRNGGWQTEESASENPFKKGDAFEMFIVPKPEGYQVYVNGKEHYMFKHRVPLEKVSALHINGNVALNFFGFIENWSISSFTKEAKTTITSLGSTHWSLSTIQSEILHPVHSPTLPYVGPIAGGLRAGMALYMQGVVAHNADRFSINFKTGQSDKDDIAFHFNPRMGNKVIMNSFRKGGWQTEEYASENPFKKGEAFDILIVITSDGYKVHVKGQQHCMFKHRIPLEKVTTLHILGNVSISFFGFIMDK, from the exons atgtttatcgtcCCCAAACCTGAAGGATATCAG GTATATGTGAATGGCAAGGAGCACTACATGTTTAAGCACCGTATACCTCTGGAAAAAGTGACATCATTAAATATCCTTGGACATATTGCCGCAAAGCTTTTTGGCTTCATAGAA AACTGGAGCATACCTTCATTTACTAAGGAAGCCAAGACAACAGTCACCAGTCTGGGCAGCTCACACTGGGGTCTTTCACCCACACAGTCAGAGGTCTTACACCCGGTCCAAAATCCT ATCCTTCCCTATGTGGGCACAATTCCTGGAGGACTTAGAGCAGGAATGGCCTTGTACTTGCAGGGAGTTGTTCCAACTAATGCTGACCA GTTCGCAATAAATTTCAAGACTGGACAGTCTGACAAGGATGATATAGCTTTCCACTTCAACCCACGAATGGGAAGCAAAGTGGCCATGAACAGCTTCAGGAATGGAGGATGGCAGACTGAGGAATCTGCCTCTGAAAACCCCTTCAAAAAGGGAGatgcttttgaaatgtttatcgtcCCCAAACCTGAAGGATATCAG GTATATGTGAATGGCAAGGAGCACTACATGTTTAAGCACCGTATACCTCTGGAAAAAGTGACATCATTAAATATCCTTGGACATGTTGCCGCAAAGCTTTTTGGCTTCATAGAA AACTGGAGCATACCTTCATTTACTAAGGAAGCCAAGACAACAGTCACCAGTCTGGGCAGCTCACACTGGGGTCTTTCACCCACACAGTCAGAGGTCTTACACCCGGTCCAAAATCCT ATCCTTCCCTATGTGGGCACAATTCCTGGAGGACTTAGAGCAGGAATGGCCTTGTACTTGCAGGGAGTTGTTCCAACTAATGCTGACCA GTTCGCAATAAATTTCAAGACTGGACAGTCTGACAAGGATGATATAGCTTTCCACTTCAGCCCCCGAATGGGCAGCAAGGTGGCCATGAACAGCTTCAGGAATGGAGGATGGCAGACTGAGGAATCTGCCTCTGAAAACCCCTTCAAAAAGGGAGatgcttttgaaatgtttatcgtcCCCAAACCTGAAGGATATCAG GTATATGTGAATGGCAAGGAGCACTACATGTTTAAGCACCGTATACCTCTGGAAAACGTGAAAGCATTAAATATCCTTGGACATATTGCCGCAAAGCTTTTTGGCTTCATAGAA AACTGGAGCATACCTTCATTTACTAAGGAAGCCAAAACAACAGTCACCAGTCTGGGCAGCTCACACTGGGGTCTTTCACCCACACAGTCAGAGGTCTTACACCCGGTCCAAAATCCT ATCCTTCCCTATGTGGGCACAATTCCTGGAGGACTTAGAGCAGGAATGGCCTTGTACTTGCAGGGAGTTGTTCCAACTAATGCTGACCA GTTCGCAATAAATTTCAAGACTGGACAGTCTGACAAGGATGATATAGCTTTCCACTTCAACCCACGAATGGGCAGCAAAGTGGCCATGAACAGCTTCAGGAATGGAGGATGGCAGACTGAGGAATCTGCCTCTGAAAACCCCTTCAAAAAGGGAGatgcttttgaaatgtttatcgtcCCCAAACCTGAAGGATATCAG GTATATGTGAATGGCAAGGAGCACTACATGTTTAAGCACCGTATACCTCTGGAAAACGTGAAAGCATTAAATATCCTTGGACATGTTGCCGCAAAGCTTTTTGGCTTCATAGAA AACTGGAGCATACCTTCATTTACTAATGAAGCCAAGACAACAGTCACCAGTCTTGGCAGCTCACACTGGGGTCTTTCACCCACACAGTCAGAGGTCTTACACCCGGTCCAAAATCCT ATCCTTCCGTATGTGGGCACAATTCCTGGAGGACTTAGAGCAGGAATGGCCTTGTACTTGCAGGGAGTTGTTCCAACTAATGCTGACCA GTTCGCAATAAATTTCAAGACTGGACAGTCTGACAAGGATGATATAGCTTTCCACTTCAACCCACGAATGGGCAGCAAAGTGGCCATGAACAGCTTCAGGAATGGAGGATGGCAGACTGAGGAATCTGCCTCTGAAAACCCCTTCAAAAAGGGAGatgcttttgaaatgtttatcgtcCCCAAACCTGAAGGATATCAG GTGTATGTGAATGGCAAGGAGCACTACATGTTTAAGCACCGTATACCTCTGGAAAACGTGAAAGCATTAAATATCCTTGGACATGTTGCCGCAAAGCTTTTTGGCTTCATAGAA AACTGGAGCATACCTTCATTTACTAAGGAAGCCAAGACAACAGTCACCAGTCTGGGCAGCTCACACTGGGGTCTTTCACCCACACAGTCAGAGGTCTTACACCCGGTCCAAAATCCT ATCCTTCCCTATGTGGGCACAATTCCTGGAGGACTTAGAGCAGGAATGGCCATGTACTTGCAGGGAGTTGTTCCAACTAATGCTGACCA GTTCGCAATAAATTTCAAGACTGGACAATCTGACAAGGATGATATAGCTTTCCACTTCAACCCCCGAATGGGCAGCAAGGTGGCCATGAACAGCTTCAGGAATGGAGGATGGCAGACTGAGGAATCTGCCTCTGAAAACCCCTTCAAAAAGGGAGatgcttttgaaatgtttatcgtcCCCAAACCTGAAGGATATCAG GTATTTGTGAATGGCAAGGAGCACTACATGTTTAAGCACCGTATACCTCTGGAAAAAGTGACATCATTAAATATCCTTGGACATATTGCCGCAAAGCTTTTTGGCTTCATAGAA AACTGGAGAATACCTTCATTTACTAAGGAAGCCAAGACAACAATCACCAGTCTGAGCAGCTCACACTGGGGTCTTTCACCCACACAGTCAGAGGTCTTACACCCGGTCCAAAATCCT ATCCTTCCCTATGTGGGCACAATTCCTGGAGGACTTAGAGCAGGAATGGCCTTGTACTTGCAGGGAGTTGTTCCAACTAATGCTGACCA GTTCGCAATAAATTTCCAGACTGGACAGTCTGACAAGGATGATATAGCTTTCCACTTCAACCCCCGAATTGGCAGCAAGGTGGCCATGAACAGCTTCAGGAATGGAGGATGGCAGACTGAGGAATCTGCCTCTGAAAACCCCTTCAAAAAGGGAGatgcttttgaaatgtttatcgtcCCCAAACCTGAAGGATATCAG GTATATGTGAATGGCAAGGAGCACTACATGTTTAAGCACCGTATACCTCTGGAAAACGTGAAAGCATTAAATATCCTTGGACATATTGCCGCAAAGCTTTTTGGCTTCATAGAA AACTGGAGCATACCTTCATTTAATAAGGAAGCCAAGACAACAGTCACCAGTCTGGGCAGCTCACACTGGGGTCTTTCACCCACACAGTCAGAGGTCTTACACCCGGTCCAAAATCCT ATCCTTCCCTATGTGGGCACAATTCCTGGAGGACTTAGAGCAGGAATGGCCTTGTACTTGCAGGGAGTTGTTCCAACTAATGCTGACCA GTTCGCAATAAATTTCAAGACTGGACAGTCTGACAAGGATGATATAGCTTTCCACTTCAACCCACGAATGGGAAGCAAAGTGGCCATGAACAGCTTCAGGAATGGAGGATGGCAGACTGAGGAATCTGCCTCTGAAAACCCCTTCAAAAAGGGAGatgcttttgaaatgtttatcgtcCCCAAACCTGAAGGATATCAG GTATATGTGAATGGCAAGGAGCACTACATGTTTAAGCACCGTATACCTCTGGAAAACGTGAAAGCATTAAATATCCTTGGACATGTTGCCGCAAAGCTTTTTGGCTTCATAGAA AACTGGAGCATACCTTCATTTACTAAGGAAGCCAAGACAACAGTCACCAGTCTTGGCAGCTCACACTGGGGTCTTTCACCCACACAGTCAGAGGTCTTACACCCGGTCCAAAATCCT ATCCTTCCCTATGTGGGCACAATTCCTGGAGGACTTAGAGCAGGAATGGCCTTGTACTTGCAGGGAGTTGTTCCAACTAATGCTGACCA GTTCGCAATAAATTTCAAGACTGGACAGTCTGACAAGGATGATATAGCTTTCCACTTCAACCCACGAATGGGAAGCAAAGTGGCCATGAACAGCTTCAGGAATGGAGGATGGCAGACTGAGGAATCTGCCTCTGAAAACCCCTTCAAAAAGGGAGatgcttttgaaatgtttatcgtcCCCAAACCTGAAGGATATCAG GTATATGTGAATGGCAAGGAGCACTACATGTTTAAGCACCGTATACCTCTGGAAAACGTGAAAGCATTAAATATCCTTGGACATGTTGCCGCAAAGCTTTTTGGCTTCATAGAA AACTGGAGCATACCTTCATTTACTAAGGAAGCCAAGACAACAGTCACCAGTCTGGGCAGATCACACTGGGGTCTTTCACCCACACAGTCAGAGGTCTTACACCCGGTCCAAAATCCT ATCCTTCCCTATGTGGGCACAATTCCTGGAGGACTTAGAGCAGGAATGGCCTTGTACTTGCAGGGAGTTGTTCCAACTAATGCTGACCA GTTCGCAATAAATTTCAAGACTGGACAATCTGACAAGGATGATATAGCTTTCCACTTCAACCCCCGAATGGGCAGCAAGATGGCCATGAACAGCTTCAGGAATGGAGGATGGCAGACTGAGGAATCTGCCTCTGAAAACCCCTTCAAAAAGGGAGatgcttttgaaatgtttatcgtcCCCAAACCTGAAGGATATCAG GTATTTGTGAATGGCAAGGAGCACTACATGTTTAAGCACCGTATACCTCTGGAAAAAGTGACATCATTAAATATCCTTGGACATATTGCCGCAAAGCTGTTTGGCTTCATAGAA AACTGGAGAATACCTTCATTTACTAAGGAAGCCAAGACAACAATCACCAGTCTGAGCAGCTCACACTGGGGTCTTTCACCCACACAGTCAGAGGTCTTACACCCGGTCCAAAATCCT ATCCTTCCCTATGTGGGCACAATTCCTGGAGGACTTAGAGCAGGAATGGCCTTGTACTTGCAGGGAGTTGTTCCAACTAATGCTGACCA GTTCGCAATAAATTTCCAGACTGGACAGTCTGACAAGGATGATATAGCTTTCCACTTCAACCCCCGAATGGGCAGCAAGGTGGCCATGAACAGCTTCAGGAATGGAGGATGGCAGACTGAGGAATCTGCCTCTGAAAACCCCTTCAAAAAGGGAGatgcttttgaaatgtttatcgtcCCCAAACCTGAAGGATATCAG GTATATGTGAATGGCAAGGAGCACTACATGTTTAAGCACCGTGTACCTCTGGAAAAAGTGTCAGCATTACATATAAATGGAAATGTTGCCTTAAACTTTTTTGGCTTCATAGAA AACTGGAGCATATCTTCATTTACTAAGGAAGCCAAGACAACAATCACCAGTCTGGGCAGCACACACTGGAGTCTTTCCACTATACAGTCAGAGATCTTACATCCAGTCCATAGTCCT ACCCTTCCCTATGTGGGCCCAATTGCCGGGGGTCTGAGAGCAGGGATGGCCTTGTACATGCAGGGAGTTGTTGCTCATAATGCAGACCG GTTTTCAATAAATTTCAAGACTGGACAGTCTGACAAGGATGATATTGCTTTCCACTTCAACCCCCGAATGGGCAACAAGGTGATCATGAACAGCTTCAGGAAGGGAGGATGGCAGACTGAGGAATATGCCTCTGAAAACCCCTTCAAAAAGGGAGAAGCATTTGATATACTCATTGTCATCACATCTGATGGATACAAG GTACATGTGAAAGGCCAACAACACTGCATGTTCAAGCACCGCATTCCTTTGGAAAAAGTTACTACACTTCATATCCTTGGGAATGTCTCCATCAGCTTCTTTGGTTTTATCATG GATAAGTGA